The proteins below are encoded in one region of Takifugu rubripes chromosome 1, fTakRub1.2, whole genome shotgun sequence:
- the aff3 gene encoding AF4/FMR2 family member 3 isoform X2: protein MTQSWPTQKAFGGNQTLFPNDAKLPSTHQKQSLQLRMSRHPRLAPQKSMLADDLKLSSDDDDTPRVTYEPAPWNGQSLSAQRARTHGRRVRHSSSDSTGSDCSIESSSSSLQSRSPSQSPEVHSDPLSPANVQLPCTNTKKTEFPRAAQWQLDKWLQHPQKISVSREEDGSQGVSGNHHSPYNQPAPSPARSWDSNQEYSPSQTPIPSPQLHYNHINSPLPSPGYSYCPSPSPFPSTCPSPSSSSQDSPVPSPDLSICPSPHGIPRTSRSPSPITREPPLSPCLSPPSPLTVHHYREVHNQTQPLPAITPHRPCPAVQPKTVKSSQPAKSSHLPSVDHRSSKSKTTENQDQRKCRTFVTLDSKDTHSHKSRAKSSFPPGKIQHSEPPKAKHKTHSEQSESRRSSHNSNHKTASLFQRSSQHSPKRVKNLAPVPCEPNSGPSSHSNSTSTAVPNSKTGVNSKSNTSQKLQAKATAPPVHANPAKTPQKKSQAKQQEEHRGEHQNIPERRKQEKKQDRQREKPAGKPRRREDRRLAEEQLRRRPWIQSSAEEDEEGQEEDVVVIERPSNKVEKGRRSDKQHRSEWKAAHNKQLHNLPDQSQQQERADKGRSERSRHPSLQLSRSLTSQKPSSSSSASSSSDSESEYQATVPKVPAESTSHKRLSRSRLQGSADGPKEARPRGSSLVKTSEGQGNEGKQKLYTLVPFGRGDQAPAFSQRGLRNLVVQIDLCLLKRVPESPASSPVKKAPSSSSSSSTNNSQREMKHALVPETGTRDGKRKRKLENPGESHRESKKSVPTANELSSRSKPERSFVMETTHNGPETTKPPSKTKTSEHNSVHAQLKPKLEVECIKVPRHYQPPSESWGPAGHRGTMPNHDIPHHAEYYLHEAKRMKHRADAMVDKLGKAVNYIDAALSFMECGKAMEEGPLEAKSPYTMYSETVELIRYAMRLKSHSGPGARQEDKQLAVLCFRCLALLYWQMFRLKKDHALKYSKVLLDYFKSPPKVPLTQPCGKDSGKGADGTPSSLSSKHFRQGSHRSNVSPLISIPHRIHQMAANHLNITNSVLYSYEYWEVADNLAKENKEFFNYLNTLSGPLTLHSSIPHVVQYTRQALQWIRISAKLN, encoded by the exons ATGACTCAGTCCTGGCCGACCCAGAAAGCATTCGGGGGCAACCAGACCCTCTTTCCCAATGATGCCAAACTCCCAAGTACTCACCAAAAGCAAA GTCTTCAGCTGCGAATGTCCCGCCACCCTCGCCTGGCACCCCAGAAGTC GATGCTTGCTGATGACCTGAAGTTGAGCAGCGATGATGATGACACTCCAAGG GTGACTTACGAGCCGGCTCCCTGGAATGGCCAAAG CTTGTCAGCacagcgcgcgcgcacacatggCAGGCGGGTGAGACATTCCAGCTCGGACTCTACGGGCTCAGACTGCTCCATTGAGTCCAGCAGCAGTAGCCTTCAGTCCCGGAGCCCCAGCCAGAGTCCAGAGGTTCACTCGGATCCTCTGTCGCCTGCCAACGTGCAGCTTCCCTGCACCAACACCAAGAAG ACTGAGTTCCCCCGTGCTGCCCAGTGGCAACTGGATAAATGGCTACAACACCCACAGAAAATATCTGTCAGCCGTGAGGAGGACGGTTCCCAGGGAGTTTCAGGAAACCATCATTCTCCTTACAACCAGCCTGCACCCTCTCCAGCCAGGTCCTGGGACAGCAATCAGGAATACAGCCCGAGCCAAACTCCTATCCCAAGCCCACAGTTACATTACAACCACATCAACAGTCCCCTACCCAGCCCTGGTTACAGCTACTGCCCCAGCCCCAGTCCATTCCCCAGTACCTGCCCAAGTCCCAGCTCTAGCTCTCAGGACAGCCCAGTTCCCAGTCCTGATTTGAGCATTTGTCCCAGTCCCCATGGAATCCCAAGAACCAGTCGGAGCCCTAGCCCCATTACCAGAGAACCCCCACTAAGCCCCTGTCTCAGTCCACCTTCCCCTTTAACAGTCCATCACTACCGTGAAGTTCACAACCAAACACAACCTCTCCCAGCAATAACTCCCCACAGGCCATGTCCTGCCGTGCAACCAAAGACTGTCAAATCCAGCCAGCCTGCAAAAAGTAGTCATCTTCCCTCAGTTGATCACCGTAGTTCCAAGAGTAAAACCACAGAGAACCAGGACCAAAGGAAATGCAGGACTTTCGTCACTTTAGACTCCAAAGATACTCACAGCCACAAATCCAGAGCAAAGTCTAGCTTTCCTCCAGGCAAGATCCAGCACTCAGAGCCCCCCAAagccaaacacaaaacacactctGAACAAAGTGAGAGTCGCAGATCCAGTCACAACTCCAACCACAAGACAGCATCTTTGTTTCAGCGGAGCTCACAACACAGCCCCAAGAGAGTAAAGAACTTAGCTCCTGTTCCATGCGAACCAAACTCTGGTCCTAGTTCCCATTCCAATTCTACTTCTACAGCTGTTCCTAATTCCAAAACTGGGGTGAATTCCAAATCAAATACAAGTCAAAAACTACAAGCGAAGGCTACAGCACCTCCTGTGCACGCAAACCCTGCaaaaacaccacagaagaagtcCCAGGCAAAGCAACAggaggagcacagaggagagcatcAGAACATTcctgagaggagaaaacaggagaaaaaacaagacagacaaaGGGAAAAACCAGCAGGCAAAccaaggaggagggaggacaggaggctggcGGAGGAGCAGCTACGGAGACGACCGTGGATCCAGAGTTCAgcagaggaagacgaggagggcCAGGAGGAAGACGTGGTGGTGATAGAGAGGCCGAGTAACAAAGTAGAGAAAGGTAGAAGGAGTGACAAGCAACATAGGAGCGAATGGAAAGCGGCCCACAACAAACAGCTGCACAACCTGCCAGACCAGTCACAGCAACAGGAGAGGGCAGACAAGGGGAGGAGTGAGAGGTCGAGACACCCTTCGCTTCAGCTGTCCCGTTCCCTCACTTCTCAGAAAccgtcctcctcatcttccgCATCTTCAAGTTCAGATTCGGAATCAGAATACCAGGCTACAGTCCCTAAAGTTCCAGCCGAATCCACCTCTCATAAGAGGCTCTCTAGAAGTCGACTGCAAGGCTCAGCTGACGGGCCAAAGGAGGCCCGTCCCAGAGGATCCAGTTTGGTTAAAACAAGCGAGGGTCAAGGTAACGAGGGGAAACAAAAACTCTACACCCTGGTCCCGTTTGGGCGAGGTGACCAGGCACCCGCATTTTCCCAGCGAGGTCTCAGGAATCTGGTGGTGCAGATAGACCTCTGTCTTCTAAAAAGAGTTCCAGAGAGCCCTGCAAGCTCCCCTGTGAAGAAGgccccctcttcctccagttCTTCTTCAACCAACAACAGCCAGCGAGAGATGAAGCACGCACTGGTCCCGGAGACGGGAACCAGAGACGGCAAGAGGAAACGCAAG CTGGAGAATCCTGGTGAATCACACAGAGAAAGCAAGAAGAGTGTTCCTACAGCAAACGAGCTGTCAAGCCGCAGCAAACCTGAGCGCAGCTTTGTCATGGAAACCACACACAACGG CCCTGAGACCACCAAGCCTCCATCTAAAACCAAGACTTCAGAACACAATTCTGTTCACGCTCAGTTAAAG CCCAAGCTGGAGGTGGAATGCATAAAAGTGCCAAGACATTACCAACCACCGTCTGAGTCCTGGGGCCCTGCTGGACACAGAGGAACCATGCCAAACCATGACAT CCCCCATCATGCTGAGTATTACCTACACGAAGCTAAGAGGATGAAGCACCGCGCAGATGCGATG GTGGACAAGCTGGGGAAGGCTGTGAATTACATAGATGCTGCTCTGTCCTTCATGGAATGTGGGAAAGCAATGGAGGAAGGACCGCTGGAGGCCAAGTCTCCTTACACCATGTACTCGGAGACAGTGGAGCTTATCAG ATATGCCATGAGGCTGAAAAGCCACTCTGGGCCTGGGGCGAGGCAGGAAGACAAACAGCTGGCAGTTCTGTG TTTCCGATGCCTCGCCCTCCTTTACTGGCAAATGTTTCGATTAAAGAAGGACCATGCGCTGAAATACTCCAAAGTATTGTTAGACTACTTTAAG AGTCCCCCTAAAGTGCCTTTGACACAACCCTGTGGTAAAGACTCAGGAAA GGGTGCAGATGGAAccccttcttctctttcatccaAACACTTCCGGCAAGGTTCACACAGGAGCAACGTGTCCCCTCTCATTAGCATTCCCCATCGCATCCACCAGATGGCAGCAAATCACCTGAACATCACCAACAGCGTCCTCTACAGCTATGAGTACTGGGAGGTGGCAGACAACCTTGCCAAAGAGAACAAAG AGTTTTTCAACTACTTGAACACTTTGTCTGGACCGCTGACCCTTCACAGTAGCATACCTCACGTAGTCCAGTACACCAGACAGGCTCTCCAGTGGATTCGCATCAGTGCCAAACTTAACTGA
- the aff3 gene encoding AF4/FMR2 family member 3 isoform X1 produces the protein MTQSWPTQKAFGGNQTLFPNDAKLPSTHQKQSLQLRMSRHPRLAPQKSMLADDLKLSSDDDDTPRVTYEPAPWNGQSLSAQRARTHGRRVRHSSSDSTGSDCSIESSSSSLQSRSPSQSPEVHSDPLSPANVQLPCTNTKKTEFPRAAQWQLDKWLQHPQKISVSREEDGSQGVSGNHHSPYNQPAPSPARSWDSNQEYSPSQTPIPSPQLHYNHINSPLPSPGYSYCPSPSPFPSTCPSPSSSSQDSPVPSPDLSICPSPHGIPRTSRSPSPITREPPLSPCLSPPSPLTVHHYREVHNQTQPLPAITPHRPCPAVQPKTVKSSQPAKSSHLPSVDHRSSKSKTTENQDQRKCRTFVTLDSKDTHSHKSRAKSSFPPGKIQHSEPPKAKHKTHSEQSESRRSSHNSNHKTASLFQRSSQHSPKRVKNLAPVPCEPNSGPSSHSNSTSTAVPNSKTGVNSKSNTSQKLQAKATAPPVHANPAKTPQKKSQAKQQEEHRGEHQNIPERRKQEKKQDRQREKPAGKPRRREDRRLAEEQLRRRPWIQSSAEEDEEGQEEDVVVIERPSNKVEKGRRSDKQHRSEWKAAHNKQLHNLPDQSQQQERADKGRSERSRHPSLQLSRSLTSQKPSSSSSASSSSDSESEYQATVPKVPAESTSHKRLSRSRLQGSADGPKEARPRGSSLVKTSEGQGNEGKQKLYTLVPFGRGDQAPAFSQRGLRNLVVQIDLCLLKRVPESPASSPVKKAPSSSSSSSTNNSQREMKHALVPETGTRDGKRKRKLENPGESHRESKKSVPTANELSSRSKPERSFVMETTHNGLLEEYLDSKRLLSPVSPLSDSPETTKPPSKTKTSEHNSVHAQLKPKLEVECIKVPRHYQPPSESWGPAGHRGTMPNHDIPHHAEYYLHEAKRMKHRADAMVDKLGKAVNYIDAALSFMECGKAMEEGPLEAKSPYTMYSETVELIRYAMRLKSHSGPGARQEDKQLAVLCFRCLALLYWQMFRLKKDHALKYSKVLLDYFKSPPKVPLTQPCGKDSGKGADGTPSSLSSKHFRQGSHRSNVSPLISIPHRIHQMAANHLNITNSVLYSYEYWEVADNLAKENKEFFNYLNTLSGPLTLHSSIPHVVQYTRQALQWIRISAKLN, from the exons ATGACTCAGTCCTGGCCGACCCAGAAAGCATTCGGGGGCAACCAGACCCTCTTTCCCAATGATGCCAAACTCCCAAGTACTCACCAAAAGCAAA GTCTTCAGCTGCGAATGTCCCGCCACCCTCGCCTGGCACCCCAGAAGTC GATGCTTGCTGATGACCTGAAGTTGAGCAGCGATGATGATGACACTCCAAGG GTGACTTACGAGCCGGCTCCCTGGAATGGCCAAAG CTTGTCAGCacagcgcgcgcgcacacatggCAGGCGGGTGAGACATTCCAGCTCGGACTCTACGGGCTCAGACTGCTCCATTGAGTCCAGCAGCAGTAGCCTTCAGTCCCGGAGCCCCAGCCAGAGTCCAGAGGTTCACTCGGATCCTCTGTCGCCTGCCAACGTGCAGCTTCCCTGCACCAACACCAAGAAG ACTGAGTTCCCCCGTGCTGCCCAGTGGCAACTGGATAAATGGCTACAACACCCACAGAAAATATCTGTCAGCCGTGAGGAGGACGGTTCCCAGGGAGTTTCAGGAAACCATCATTCTCCTTACAACCAGCCTGCACCCTCTCCAGCCAGGTCCTGGGACAGCAATCAGGAATACAGCCCGAGCCAAACTCCTATCCCAAGCCCACAGTTACATTACAACCACATCAACAGTCCCCTACCCAGCCCTGGTTACAGCTACTGCCCCAGCCCCAGTCCATTCCCCAGTACCTGCCCAAGTCCCAGCTCTAGCTCTCAGGACAGCCCAGTTCCCAGTCCTGATTTGAGCATTTGTCCCAGTCCCCATGGAATCCCAAGAACCAGTCGGAGCCCTAGCCCCATTACCAGAGAACCCCCACTAAGCCCCTGTCTCAGTCCACCTTCCCCTTTAACAGTCCATCACTACCGTGAAGTTCACAACCAAACACAACCTCTCCCAGCAATAACTCCCCACAGGCCATGTCCTGCCGTGCAACCAAAGACTGTCAAATCCAGCCAGCCTGCAAAAAGTAGTCATCTTCCCTCAGTTGATCACCGTAGTTCCAAGAGTAAAACCACAGAGAACCAGGACCAAAGGAAATGCAGGACTTTCGTCACTTTAGACTCCAAAGATACTCACAGCCACAAATCCAGAGCAAAGTCTAGCTTTCCTCCAGGCAAGATCCAGCACTCAGAGCCCCCCAAagccaaacacaaaacacactctGAACAAAGTGAGAGTCGCAGATCCAGTCACAACTCCAACCACAAGACAGCATCTTTGTTTCAGCGGAGCTCACAACACAGCCCCAAGAGAGTAAAGAACTTAGCTCCTGTTCCATGCGAACCAAACTCTGGTCCTAGTTCCCATTCCAATTCTACTTCTACAGCTGTTCCTAATTCCAAAACTGGGGTGAATTCCAAATCAAATACAAGTCAAAAACTACAAGCGAAGGCTACAGCACCTCCTGTGCACGCAAACCCTGCaaaaacaccacagaagaagtcCCAGGCAAAGCAACAggaggagcacagaggagagcatcAGAACATTcctgagaggagaaaacaggagaaaaaacaagacagacaaaGGGAAAAACCAGCAGGCAAAccaaggaggagggaggacaggaggctggcGGAGGAGCAGCTACGGAGACGACCGTGGATCCAGAGTTCAgcagaggaagacgaggagggcCAGGAGGAAGACGTGGTGGTGATAGAGAGGCCGAGTAACAAAGTAGAGAAAGGTAGAAGGAGTGACAAGCAACATAGGAGCGAATGGAAAGCGGCCCACAACAAACAGCTGCACAACCTGCCAGACCAGTCACAGCAACAGGAGAGGGCAGACAAGGGGAGGAGTGAGAGGTCGAGACACCCTTCGCTTCAGCTGTCCCGTTCCCTCACTTCTCAGAAAccgtcctcctcatcttccgCATCTTCAAGTTCAGATTCGGAATCAGAATACCAGGCTACAGTCCCTAAAGTTCCAGCCGAATCCACCTCTCATAAGAGGCTCTCTAGAAGTCGACTGCAAGGCTCAGCTGACGGGCCAAAGGAGGCCCGTCCCAGAGGATCCAGTTTGGTTAAAACAAGCGAGGGTCAAGGTAACGAGGGGAAACAAAAACTCTACACCCTGGTCCCGTTTGGGCGAGGTGACCAGGCACCCGCATTTTCCCAGCGAGGTCTCAGGAATCTGGTGGTGCAGATAGACCTCTGTCTTCTAAAAAGAGTTCCAGAGAGCCCTGCAAGCTCCCCTGTGAAGAAGgccccctcttcctccagttCTTCTTCAACCAACAACAGCCAGCGAGAGATGAAGCACGCACTGGTCCCGGAGACGGGAACCAGAGACGGCAAGAGGAAACGCAAG CTGGAGAATCCTGGTGAATCACACAGAGAAAGCAAGAAGAGTGTTCCTACAGCAAACGAGCTGTCAAGCCGCAGCAAACCTGAGCGCAGCTTTGTCATGGAAACCACACACAACGG ATTATTGGAGGAGTACCTGGACAGTAAGAGGCTGTTGTCTCCTGTGTCCCCTCTGTCTGACAGCCCTGAGACCACCAAGCCTCCATCTAAAACCAAGACTTCAGAACACAATTCTGTTCACGCTCAGTTAAAG CCCAAGCTGGAGGTGGAATGCATAAAAGTGCCAAGACATTACCAACCACCGTCTGAGTCCTGGGGCCCTGCTGGACACAGAGGAACCATGCCAAACCATGACAT CCCCCATCATGCTGAGTATTACCTACACGAAGCTAAGAGGATGAAGCACCGCGCAGATGCGATG GTGGACAAGCTGGGGAAGGCTGTGAATTACATAGATGCTGCTCTGTCCTTCATGGAATGTGGGAAAGCAATGGAGGAAGGACCGCTGGAGGCCAAGTCTCCTTACACCATGTACTCGGAGACAGTGGAGCTTATCAG ATATGCCATGAGGCTGAAAAGCCACTCTGGGCCTGGGGCGAGGCAGGAAGACAAACAGCTGGCAGTTCTGTG TTTCCGATGCCTCGCCCTCCTTTACTGGCAAATGTTTCGATTAAAGAAGGACCATGCGCTGAAATACTCCAAAGTATTGTTAGACTACTTTAAG AGTCCCCCTAAAGTGCCTTTGACACAACCCTGTGGTAAAGACTCAGGAAA GGGTGCAGATGGAAccccttcttctctttcatccaAACACTTCCGGCAAGGTTCACACAGGAGCAACGTGTCCCCTCTCATTAGCATTCCCCATCGCATCCACCAGATGGCAGCAAATCACCTGAACATCACCAACAGCGTCCTCTACAGCTATGAGTACTGGGAGGTGGCAGACAACCTTGCCAAAGAGAACAAAG AGTTTTTCAACTACTTGAACACTTTGTCTGGACCGCTGACCCTTCACAGTAGCATACCTCACGTAGTCCAGTACACCAGACAGGCTCTCCAGTGGATTCGCATCAGTGCCAAACTTAACTGA
- the aff3 gene encoding AF4/FMR2 family member 3 isoform X3 produces the protein MLADDLKLSSDDDDTPRVTYEPAPWNGQSLSAQRARTHGRRVRHSSSDSTGSDCSIESSSSSLQSRSPSQSPEVHSDPLSPANVQLPCTNTKKTEFPRAAQWQLDKWLQHPQKISVSREEDGSQGVSGNHHSPYNQPAPSPARSWDSNQEYSPSQTPIPSPQLHYNHINSPLPSPGYSYCPSPSPFPSTCPSPSSSSQDSPVPSPDLSICPSPHGIPRTSRSPSPITREPPLSPCLSPPSPLTVHHYREVHNQTQPLPAITPHRPCPAVQPKTVKSSQPAKSSHLPSVDHRSSKSKTTENQDQRKCRTFVTLDSKDTHSHKSRAKSSFPPGKIQHSEPPKAKHKTHSEQSESRRSSHNSNHKTASLFQRSSQHSPKRVKNLAPVPCEPNSGPSSHSNSTSTAVPNSKTGVNSKSNTSQKLQAKATAPPVHANPAKTPQKKSQAKQQEEHRGEHQNIPERRKQEKKQDRQREKPAGKPRRREDRRLAEEQLRRRPWIQSSAEEDEEGQEEDVVVIERPSNKVEKGRRSDKQHRSEWKAAHNKQLHNLPDQSQQQERADKGRSERSRHPSLQLSRSLTSQKPSSSSSASSSSDSESEYQATVPKVPAESTSHKRLSRSRLQGSADGPKEARPRGSSLVKTSEGQGNEGKQKLYTLVPFGRGDQAPAFSQRGLRNLVVQIDLCLLKRVPESPASSPVKKAPSSSSSSSTNNSQREMKHALVPETGTRDGKRKRKLENPGESHRESKKSVPTANELSSRSKPERSFVMETTHNGLLEEYLDSKRLLSPVSPLSDSPETTKPPSKTKTSEHNSVHAQLKPKLEVECIKVPRHYQPPSESWGPAGHRGTMPNHDIPHHAEYYLHEAKRMKHRADAMVDKLGKAVNYIDAALSFMECGKAMEEGPLEAKSPYTMYSETVELIRYAMRLKSHSGPGARQEDKQLAVLCFRCLALLYWQMFRLKKDHALKYSKVLLDYFKSPPKVPLTQPCGKDSGKGADGTPSSLSSKHFRQGSHRSNVSPLISIPHRIHQMAANHLNITNSVLYSYEYWEVADNLAKENKEFFNYLNTLSGPLTLHSSIPHVVQYTRQALQWIRISAKLN, from the exons ATGCTTGCTGATGACCTGAAGTTGAGCAGCGATGATGATGACACTCCAAGG GTGACTTACGAGCCGGCTCCCTGGAATGGCCAAAG CTTGTCAGCacagcgcgcgcgcacacatggCAGGCGGGTGAGACATTCCAGCTCGGACTCTACGGGCTCAGACTGCTCCATTGAGTCCAGCAGCAGTAGCCTTCAGTCCCGGAGCCCCAGCCAGAGTCCAGAGGTTCACTCGGATCCTCTGTCGCCTGCCAACGTGCAGCTTCCCTGCACCAACACCAAGAAG ACTGAGTTCCCCCGTGCTGCCCAGTGGCAACTGGATAAATGGCTACAACACCCACAGAAAATATCTGTCAGCCGTGAGGAGGACGGTTCCCAGGGAGTTTCAGGAAACCATCATTCTCCTTACAACCAGCCTGCACCCTCTCCAGCCAGGTCCTGGGACAGCAATCAGGAATACAGCCCGAGCCAAACTCCTATCCCAAGCCCACAGTTACATTACAACCACATCAACAGTCCCCTACCCAGCCCTGGTTACAGCTACTGCCCCAGCCCCAGTCCATTCCCCAGTACCTGCCCAAGTCCCAGCTCTAGCTCTCAGGACAGCCCAGTTCCCAGTCCTGATTTGAGCATTTGTCCCAGTCCCCATGGAATCCCAAGAACCAGTCGGAGCCCTAGCCCCATTACCAGAGAACCCCCACTAAGCCCCTGTCTCAGTCCACCTTCCCCTTTAACAGTCCATCACTACCGTGAAGTTCACAACCAAACACAACCTCTCCCAGCAATAACTCCCCACAGGCCATGTCCTGCCGTGCAACCAAAGACTGTCAAATCCAGCCAGCCTGCAAAAAGTAGTCATCTTCCCTCAGTTGATCACCGTAGTTCCAAGAGTAAAACCACAGAGAACCAGGACCAAAGGAAATGCAGGACTTTCGTCACTTTAGACTCCAAAGATACTCACAGCCACAAATCCAGAGCAAAGTCTAGCTTTCCTCCAGGCAAGATCCAGCACTCAGAGCCCCCCAAagccaaacacaaaacacactctGAACAAAGTGAGAGTCGCAGATCCAGTCACAACTCCAACCACAAGACAGCATCTTTGTTTCAGCGGAGCTCACAACACAGCCCCAAGAGAGTAAAGAACTTAGCTCCTGTTCCATGCGAACCAAACTCTGGTCCTAGTTCCCATTCCAATTCTACTTCTACAGCTGTTCCTAATTCCAAAACTGGGGTGAATTCCAAATCAAATACAAGTCAAAAACTACAAGCGAAGGCTACAGCACCTCCTGTGCACGCAAACCCTGCaaaaacaccacagaagaagtcCCAGGCAAAGCAACAggaggagcacagaggagagcatcAGAACATTcctgagaggagaaaacaggagaaaaaacaagacagacaaaGGGAAAAACCAGCAGGCAAAccaaggaggagggaggacaggaggctggcGGAGGAGCAGCTACGGAGACGACCGTGGATCCAGAGTTCAgcagaggaagacgaggagggcCAGGAGGAAGACGTGGTGGTGATAGAGAGGCCGAGTAACAAAGTAGAGAAAGGTAGAAGGAGTGACAAGCAACATAGGAGCGAATGGAAAGCGGCCCACAACAAACAGCTGCACAACCTGCCAGACCAGTCACAGCAACAGGAGAGGGCAGACAAGGGGAGGAGTGAGAGGTCGAGACACCCTTCGCTTCAGCTGTCCCGTTCCCTCACTTCTCAGAAAccgtcctcctcatcttccgCATCTTCAAGTTCAGATTCGGAATCAGAATACCAGGCTACAGTCCCTAAAGTTCCAGCCGAATCCACCTCTCATAAGAGGCTCTCTAGAAGTCGACTGCAAGGCTCAGCTGACGGGCCAAAGGAGGCCCGTCCCAGAGGATCCAGTTTGGTTAAAACAAGCGAGGGTCAAGGTAACGAGGGGAAACAAAAACTCTACACCCTGGTCCCGTTTGGGCGAGGTGACCAGGCACCCGCATTTTCCCAGCGAGGTCTCAGGAATCTGGTGGTGCAGATAGACCTCTGTCTTCTAAAAAGAGTTCCAGAGAGCCCTGCAAGCTCCCCTGTGAAGAAGgccccctcttcctccagttCTTCTTCAACCAACAACAGCCAGCGAGAGATGAAGCACGCACTGGTCCCGGAGACGGGAACCAGAGACGGCAAGAGGAAACGCAAG CTGGAGAATCCTGGTGAATCACACAGAGAAAGCAAGAAGAGTGTTCCTACAGCAAACGAGCTGTCAAGCCGCAGCAAACCTGAGCGCAGCTTTGTCATGGAAACCACACACAACGG ATTATTGGAGGAGTACCTGGACAGTAAGAGGCTGTTGTCTCCTGTGTCCCCTCTGTCTGACAGCCCTGAGACCACCAAGCCTCCATCTAAAACCAAGACTTCAGAACACAATTCTGTTCACGCTCAGTTAAAG CCCAAGCTGGAGGTGGAATGCATAAAAGTGCCAAGACATTACCAACCACCGTCTGAGTCCTGGGGCCCTGCTGGACACAGAGGAACCATGCCAAACCATGACAT CCCCCATCATGCTGAGTATTACCTACACGAAGCTAAGAGGATGAAGCACCGCGCAGATGCGATG GTGGACAAGCTGGGGAAGGCTGTGAATTACATAGATGCTGCTCTGTCCTTCATGGAATGTGGGAAAGCAATGGAGGAAGGACCGCTGGAGGCCAAGTCTCCTTACACCATGTACTCGGAGACAGTGGAGCTTATCAG ATATGCCATGAGGCTGAAAAGCCACTCTGGGCCTGGGGCGAGGCAGGAAGACAAACAGCTGGCAGTTCTGTG TTTCCGATGCCTCGCCCTCCTTTACTGGCAAATGTTTCGATTAAAGAAGGACCATGCGCTGAAATACTCCAAAGTATTGTTAGACTACTTTAAG AGTCCCCCTAAAGTGCCTTTGACACAACCCTGTGGTAAAGACTCAGGAAA GGGTGCAGATGGAAccccttcttctctttcatccaAACACTTCCGGCAAGGTTCACACAGGAGCAACGTGTCCCCTCTCATTAGCATTCCCCATCGCATCCACCAGATGGCAGCAAATCACCTGAACATCACCAACAGCGTCCTCTACAGCTATGAGTACTGGGAGGTGGCAGACAACCTTGCCAAAGAGAACAAAG AGTTTTTCAACTACTTGAACACTTTGTCTGGACCGCTGACCCTTCACAGTAGCATACCTCACGTAGTCCAGTACACCAGACAGGCTCTCCAGTGGATTCGCATCAGTGCCAAACTTAACTGA